Proteins encoded within one genomic window of Bacteroidales bacterium:
- the hisS gene encoding histidine--tRNA ligase, translating to MSSQKPSIPKGTRDFGVKEMIRRNYIFDTIRSVFRLYGYKPIETPAMENLSVLLGKYGEEGDRLIFKILNSGDYLSEIPGDKKLDITSNEAIKFISEKALRYDLTVPFARFVVMHQNEITFPFKRYQMQPVWRADRPQKGRYREFYQCDVDVIGSDSLLNEVELIQIVDSIFGKLKIPVKIKINNRKILSGIAEIIGESKRIVDITVAIDKLDKIGVDGVNKELQEKGISKDSLMKLQPIIFLKGNSEFKLNELKKILQSSEVGLKGISECETVLNYLKTVSVSSEVEFEITLARGLNYYTGAIFEVSAKDVAMGSIAGGGRYDDLTGIFGLPNVSGVGISFGADRIYDVLNEMNLFPEEVSSTTKILFINFGAEEEKFCLPLIRQVREAGVSAELYPSSAKTKKQFDYANANNIPFVAIVGTDEMKENSVSIKNMKTGVQEKISVNDLINKISNL from the coding sequence ATGTCTTCACAAAAACCCTCAATTCCTAAAGGTACGCGCGATTTCGGTGTTAAAGAAATGATCCGCCGTAATTATATTTTCGATACTATTCGCAGTGTGTTCAGGCTTTATGGTTATAAACCTATTGAAACTCCGGCAATGGAAAATCTTTCTGTATTGCTTGGAAAATATGGGGAAGAGGGCGACAGATTAATTTTTAAAATTCTGAATAGTGGTGATTATTTATCAGAAATTCCTGGCGATAAAAAATTGGATATCACTTCAAATGAAGCAATAAAATTTATTTCTGAAAAAGCTTTACGATACGACCTTACCGTACCTTTTGCGCGTTTTGTGGTGATGCATCAGAACGAAATTACTTTTCCTTTTAAACGTTACCAGATGCAACCTGTATGGCGAGCCGACCGTCCGCAGAAAGGCCGCTACCGCGAGTTTTATCAATGCGATGTGGATGTTATTGGAAGCGATTCGTTGCTGAATGAAGTTGAACTTATCCAAATTGTTGATTCGATTTTTGGAAAACTAAAAATTCCTGTAAAGATTAAAATAAATAACCGAAAGATACTTTCCGGGATTGCCGAAATCATTGGCGAAAGCAAACGAATTGTAGATATTACGGTAGCCATTGACAAGCTTGATAAAATTGGTGTAGATGGAGTAAATAAAGAGCTTCAGGAAAAAGGCATTTCAAAAGATTCTTTAATGAAATTGCAACCGATAATATTTTTAAAAGGCAATTCAGAATTTAAACTTAATGAACTGAAAAAAATATTACAGTCTTCAGAAGTAGGATTGAAAGGTATTTCGGAATGTGAAACGGTTTTGAATTATCTGAAAACTGTTTCAGTTTCTTCTGAAGTTGAATTTGAGATCACACTTGCCCGTGGCTTGAATTATTACACCGGTGCTATTTTTGAAGTATCGGCAAAAGATGTTGCTATGGGAAGTATTGCCGGTGGCGGGCGTTACGATGACCTTACGGGAATATTTGGATTGCCTAATGTTTCAGGAGTTGGAATCTCTTTCGGTGCCGACCGTATTTATGATGTGTTGAATGAAATGAATCTATTCCCTGAGGAAGTATCATCAACAACAAAAATACTTTTTATAAATTTTGGAGCAGAAGAAGAAAAATTCTGTTTGCCATTGATCAGGCAAGTGCGTGAAGCAGGTGTCAGCGCTGAGCTTTATCCTTCATCGGCAAAGACTAAAAAGCAATTCGATTATGCAAATGCCAATAATATACCTTTTGTCGCTATTGTTGGCACTGATGAGATGAAAGAAAATAGTGTTTCAATAAAAAATATGAAGACAGGAGTTCAGGAAAAAATTTCAGTTAACGATTTGATTAATAAAATTTCAAACCTGTAA
- a CDS encoding DEAD/DEAH box helicase, protein MTFEELSVIPEICKAIQEMGFENPMPVQEQVIPLLLNKRNDVIALAQTGTGKTAAFGIPLIQEANPDISNPRALVLCPTRELCMQITGDLKDFAKYCNNIRILPVYGGSSIETQINALKKGVQIVVATPGRLIDLLERKAVKLSGIERVVLDEADEMLNMGFLDDINTILAQAPAKRNTMLFSATMPDAITNISRKFMNNPVEITVGSKNAGAENVKHVCYTVHARDKYFALKRIADFNPNIYGIVFCRTRKETQEIADKLIQDGYNADALHGDLSQAQRDSVMQKFRIRNIQLLIATDVAARGLDVDDLTHVINYNLPDDFDVYTHRSGRTGRTGKAGISIAIVNLKEKSMLKQIEKKIKKSFLHATIPTGKEICEKQLFSFIDRMEKVEIDYSQVNNFLPVIFRKLEWLDKEDIICRFVSLEFNRFLEYYKNAPDINISDMGERRSDRKGDRSGVEAGYARLFINSGKMDGLNPAKLIGVINDVLPGEKISIGRIDLLKSYSFFEIEKPYAEQVMTALNDYSLDGRILKVEIASERRSEGQERSERSERRHVRSKRKFGKEGNYKSDGGSYKGDSSRRREGSRRDEGSRRSGGRFSNDKESRGDRKDKPRNFEKKKFR, encoded by the coding sequence ATGACTTTTGAAGAACTTTCCGTTATACCTGAAATTTGCAAAGCAATTCAGGAAATGGGATTTGAAAACCCAATGCCTGTTCAGGAACAGGTAATACCCTTATTACTTAATAAACGTAATGATGTAATAGCGCTTGCGCAAACAGGAACCGGAAAAACAGCAGCTTTCGGCATTCCTCTTATACAGGAAGCCAATCCGGATATTTCCAATCCCAGAGCTTTGGTACTATGTCCCACACGCGAACTGTGCATGCAAATTACAGGCGATTTAAAAGATTTTGCGAAATATTGCAATAATATCAGGATACTCCCTGTTTATGGAGGTTCCAGCATTGAAACACAAATCAACGCTTTAAAAAAAGGTGTTCAAATTGTTGTTGCTACTCCCGGAAGGTTGATCGATCTTCTGGAAAGAAAAGCAGTTAAACTTTCGGGAATTGAAAGAGTAGTGCTTGATGAAGCCGATGAAATGCTGAACATGGGTTTCCTTGATGATATCAATACTATTCTGGCACAGGCTCCGGCAAAACGGAATACCATGCTTTTCTCGGCTACTATGCCCGATGCTATTACCAATATTTCACGGAAGTTCATGAACAATCCGGTTGAAATTACTGTAGGCTCAAAAAACGCTGGCGCTGAAAATGTAAAACATGTTTGTTATACGGTTCATGCACGCGATAAATATTTTGCTTTAAAACGTATTGCCGATTTTAATCCGAATATTTATGGTATTGTTTTTTGCCGTACACGTAAAGAAACACAGGAAATTGCCGATAAACTGATACAGGATGGATACAATGCCGATGCATTGCATGGCGACTTATCGCAGGCTCAACGCGATTCAGTAATGCAAAAGTTCAGGATACGGAACATACAGCTGCTTATTGCTACTGATGTTGCTGCCCGCGGACTTGATGTAGATGACCTTACTCATGTTATCAATTATAATTTACCCGACGATTTTGATGTGTATACACACCGAAGCGGACGAACAGGAAGAACAGGCAAAGCAGGAATTTCAATTGCCATTGTTAACCTGAAAGAAAAAAGCATGCTAAAGCAAATTGAGAAAAAAATTAAGAAATCATTTCTGCATGCTACTATTCCTACCGGAAAAGAAATTTGCGAAAAACAACTTTTCAGTTTTATCGATAGAATGGAAAAAGTGGAAATTGATTATTCACAGGTGAATAATTTCCTTCCAGTGATTTTCCGCAAATTGGAATGGCTCGATAAGGAAGATATTATCTGCCGTTTTGTTTCCCTTGAATTTAATCGTTTCCTGGAATATTATAAGAATGCACCGGATATCAATATTTCTGATATGGGTGAAAGACGTTCTGATAGAAAAGGCGATAGATCTGGCGTTGAAGCAGGCTATGCGCGCTTATTTATCAATTCAGGAAAAATGGATGGACTTAATCCTGCAAAATTAATAGGCGTTATTAATGACGTTTTGCCGGGAGAAAAAATATCAATCGGACGAATTGATTTATTGAAAAGTTATTCATTTTTTGAAATAGAAAAACCTTATGCTGAACAGGTAATGACAGCACTGAATGATTATTCTTTAGATGGCAGGATATTGAAAGTTGAAATTGCTTCTGAACGAAGATCTGAAGGGCAGGAGCGATCAGAAAGATCGGAAAGAAGACATGTCAGATCAAAAAGAAAATTCGGAAAAGAAGGAAATTATAAAAGCGATGGTGGAAGCTACAAAGGTGATAGCAGCCGCAGACGCGAAGGTAGTCGTAGAGATGAAGGCAGTCGCAGAAGTGGCGGAAGATTTAGTAATGATAAAGAATCCCGTGGCGACAGAAAAGATAAACCAAGAAATTTCGAAAAGAAGAAATTCAGATAA
- a CDS encoding WbuC family cupin fold metalloprotein, which translates to MIKITEEMLVSLSEEAKTTKRKRKNFNFHKEDSEILQRMLNALEPTTYVRPHKHINPDKKEIFVLLKGKIAVVEFDDFGNITEKIILSHELKNYAAEITPAAWHTVIAFESGSVYYEVKEGPYDITIDKIFAPWAPEEGFSQVDEYLKRIISNL; encoded by the coding sequence ATGATTAAGATTACCGAAGAAATGCTTGTTTCATTATCGGAAGAAGCTAAGACTACGAAACGAAAACGAAAGAATTTTAATTTTCATAAAGAAGATTCCGAGATATTGCAGCGCATGTTGAATGCCCTGGAACCTACAACATACGTTCGTCCGCATAAGCATATCAATCCCGATAAAAAAGAAATTTTTGTTTTACTGAAAGGAAAAATTGCCGTTGTTGAATTTGATGATTTTGGTAATATCACTGAAAAAATCATTCTTTCGCATGAACTGAAAAATTATGCTGCCGAAATCACACCCGCTGCATGGCATACTGTTATTGCCTTTGAGAGCGGCTCGGTTTATTATGAAGTTAAAGAAGGACCGTATGATATTACGATTGATAAAATTTTTGCCCCTTGGGCGCCGGAAGAAGGTTTTTCGCAAGTTGATGAATACCTGAAAAGAATAATTAGTAATTTATAA
- a CDS encoding potassium channel protein: MNSFSRLGKIRYSFLLLLLTVIMGTIGFKIIEEYNFLDSLYMTIITIATVGFKEIHPLTDGGKIFTILLILTSMGTFVYSISLITTSIVDGEFRRYFKDFRANSEIKKMENHVIVCGYGRNGKMAASELITHNKSFVVIEQTHSVINESENNSKIFFIEGDATEDDVLIKAGVKTAKALITSLPLDADNLFVVLSAKALNPKLKIISRASSESSEKKLKMAGADNIVLPEHVGGAHMAALVMKPDVVELLRHISVYETTTVNLEEIFCCDMHENFRNKTLAELDIRNKTGANIIGFKTSKGEFIINPLPETKMIPDAKLFVLGTPEQIHNMKNLLKS; this comes from the coding sequence ATGAACAGCTTTTCGCGATTAGGTAAAATCAGGTATTCTTTCCTTTTATTGCTGCTTACTGTAATAATGGGCACGATAGGTTTTAAGATTATTGAAGAATATAATTTTCTCGATTCTCTTTACATGACCATTATAACTATTGCTACAGTTGGGTTCAAGGAGATACATCCCTTAACCGACGGCGGAAAAATATTTACAATTCTTCTCATACTTACAAGTATGGGAACATTTGTTTATTCAATTTCACTCATCACAACAAGCATTGTTGACGGTGAATTCAGAAGATATTTTAAAGATTTCAGGGCTAATTCAGAAATAAAGAAAATGGAAAATCATGTAATTGTATGCGGTTACGGGCGTAACGGAAAAATGGCAGCATCGGAGCTTATTACACACAATAAATCTTTTGTGGTGATTGAACAAACCCACAGTGTGATAAATGAATCGGAAAACAACAGCAAAATATTTTTTATTGAAGGTGATGCTACCGAAGATGATGTTTTAATTAAGGCAGGAGTAAAAACAGCAAAAGCACTAATAACATCGCTACCCCTGGATGCTGATAATCTTTTTGTTGTTTTATCAGCAAAGGCTCTTAATCCAAAATTAAAAATCATTAGTCGCGCATCAAGCGAAAGTTCCGAGAAAAAATTAAAAATGGCAGGAGCTGATAATATTGTACTACCCGAACACGTGGGAGGAGCACACATGGCTGCACTGGTAATGAAACCTGATGTTGTTGAATTGCTTCGTCATATTTCTGTATATGAAACTACAACTGTTAATCTCGAAGAAATCTTTTGCTGCGATATGCATGAAAATTTCAGGAATAAAACTCTTGCCGAATTGGATATACGCAATAAAACAGGCGCAAACATTATTGGTTTTAAAACCAGCAAAGGTGAGTTTATTATTAATCCTTTACCTGAAACAAAAATGATTCCCGATGCAAAACTATTTGTTCTTGGCACTCCCGAACAAATTCATAACATGAAAAATCTTCTTAAATCTTAA
- a CDS encoding aromatic amino acid ammonia-lyase codes for MAIIIKGAGLTIEDLVKVARHGEKVELSSDAKERIVKCRGMLEKKLAAKEIMYGVNTGIGEFSEIVLNDTQVMEFQKYLVYNHSAGIGEAAPVDHVRAAMLLRANVHSHGNSGCRLEITQCLVDMLNNGITPYVCVKGSVGACGDLAPMSQIALCMMGENKVFYKDKWMPSKEAFEKAGIPVPGLQARDGLAAINGSNFLTGMSALMIFDTNNWLKQAEIACAMSLEALKANLKPYDLRLLEARGFPGGIRSAKAIHKVCQGGDLAENKLKVKVQDAYSMRSTPAVIGSAHDQLVYARKQVEIEMNGVGDNPLFFPDQNVQLSGANFQGSPVSVPMDMVGAVVTMVSVLSERRMNRLNNPALSIGLPPFLTKGAGMFSGLMLSQYTADMQIVEQRILSMPASIQSIPAAADQEDFVSMGMNTALKNFQILDNAYGILGIEFMAAAQALDLREKLETPYKYGNGTATAHKVIRKHVEYLDIDRPLFTDHNAMKDLVKSCEILNEVEKVVGSLE; via the coding sequence ATGGCAATAATAATAAAAGGCGCAGGCCTTACAATAGAAGATTTAGTAAAAGTAGCCCGTCATGGCGAAAAGGTTGAATTATCATCTGATGCAAAAGAGCGAATCGTTAAATGTCGTGGCATGCTTGAAAAAAAACTTGCAGCAAAAGAAATAATGTATGGTGTGAATACCGGAATTGGTGAATTTTCAGAAATTGTTCTGAATGATACACAAGTTATGGAATTTCAAAAATATCTTGTTTACAACCATTCAGCAGGTATAGGTGAAGCAGCTCCGGTTGATCATGTTCGTGCTGCAATGCTACTTCGTGCAAATGTCCATTCACATGGTAATTCAGGTTGCCGACTTGAAATTACTCAATGCCTGGTTGATATGCTAAATAATGGTATCACGCCTTATGTTTGTGTAAAAGGTTCTGTTGGAGCTTGTGGTGATTTAGCACCGATGTCGCAGATTGCACTTTGCATGATGGGCGAAAATAAAGTATTCTATAAAGACAAATGGATGCCTTCAAAAGAGGCTTTTGAAAAAGCAGGAATACCTGTTCCCGGATTACAGGCACGCGATGGACTTGCTGCAATCAATGGTTCTAATTTCCTAACAGGAATGAGCGCATTAATGATTTTTGATACCAATAATTGGCTAAAGCAGGCAGAAATTGCATGTGCTATGTCGCTCGAAGCATTAAAAGCAAACCTTAAACCTTACGACCTTAGATTACTCGAAGCACGTGGATTTCCAGGTGGTATAAGAAGCGCTAAAGCTATTCATAAAGTTTGTCAGGGTGGCGATCTTGCTGAAAATAAATTAAAAGTAAAGGTTCAGGATGCCTATTCAATGCGTTCAACTCCTGCAGTAATAGGCTCAGCTCACGATCAGCTTGTTTATGCACGCAAACAAGTGGAAATAGAAATGAACGGAGTAGGGGATAATCCTTTATTTTTCCCTGATCAAAATGTTCAGTTATCGGGTGCAAACTTCCAGGGTTCTCCTGTATCGGTACCTATGGATATGGTAGGTGCTGTTGTTACAATGGTATCTGTTCTATCAGAAAGACGAATGAACCGATTGAACAATCCTGCATTAAGCATTGGATTACCTCCATTCTTAACAAAAGGCGCAGGTATGTTTTCAGGATTGATGTTAAGTCAATATACTGCCGATATGCAAATTGTTGAACAACGTATTTTATCTATGCCTGCAAGTATCCAGAGTATTCCTGCTGCTGCAGACCAGGAAGATTTCGTATCAATGGGAATGAATACAGCGCTTAAAAATTTCCAGATATTGGATAATGCATATGGTATTCTGGGTATTGAATTTATGGCCGCAGCACAAGCCCTTGACCTTAGGGAAAAACTTGAAACTCCTTATAAATATGGTAATGGTACTGCTACTGCTCATAAAGTTATTCGCAAGCATGTTGAATATCTTGACATCGACAGGCCATTATTCACTGATCATAATGCAATGAAAGATCTTGTAAAATCATGCGAAATATTAAATGAAGTTGAAAAAGTTGTTGGAAGTCTCGAATAA
- a CDS encoding methylated-DNA--[protein]-cysteine S-methyltransferase yields MKKYYYNSPIGTIEITGSENGIASLYFVETENVYTDCPECLAKCVKQIDEYFNKKRKIFDLKFDLQGTDFQKRVWTELLKIPYGKTCSYLDIAKAIGNKLSIRAVGNANGKNPVSIIIPCHRVIGSDGNLVGYGGGLWRKKWLLDFENKSQTELFDSI; encoded by the coding sequence ATGAAAAAATATTATTATAATTCACCAATCGGAACGATAGAAATTACCGGAAGCGAAAATGGAATTGCTTCGTTATATTTTGTGGAAACTGAAAATGTTTATACTGATTGTCCTGAATGCCTCGCTAAATGCGTGAAACAGATTGATGAGTATTTTAATAAAAAAAGAAAAATATTTGATTTGAAATTTGATTTGCAGGGAACCGATTTTCAGAAGAGAGTATGGACTGAATTATTAAAAATTCCTTATGGTAAAACCTGCTCATATCTTGATATTGCAAAAGCTATAGGAAATAAATTATCAATAAGGGCTGTGGGAAATGCAAATGGGAAAAATCCTGTATCCATTATTATTCCTTGTCATCGCGTGATTGGAAGCGACGGAAACCTTGTTGGCTATGGTGGTGGCTTATGGCGGAAGAAATGGTTGTTGGATTTTGAAAACAAAAGTCAAACGGAATTATTCGATTCGATATGA
- a CDS encoding TIGR00730 family Rossman fold protein gives MKKIESVCIFCGSSFGENPLFKAKAEALGKLIAEEKLTLVFGGSRLGLMGVIADTVMKNGGNVFGVIPEHLFNKGISHDEITELIVVKTMNERKALMIEKSDAFIAMPGGYGTLDEITEVLSLNQLSMIDKPCALFNVSNFYDNYIRHLEHTVEQKLLRPEHHQMLLYDDNEKRLLEKIKNYKTIDIGKWY, from the coding sequence TTGAAAAAGATAGAATCAGTTTGTATTTTTTGTGGTTCCAGTTTTGGCGAAAACCCTTTATTTAAAGCAAAAGCAGAAGCTTTAGGAAAATTAATTGCTGAAGAAAAATTAACTCTCGTTTTTGGTGGAAGCAGACTCGGGCTTATGGGTGTTATAGCTGATACTGTTATGAAAAATGGAGGAAATGTTTTTGGTGTAATTCCTGAACACCTTTTCAATAAAGGGATTTCACATGATGAAATAACAGAATTGATTGTTGTGAAAACCATGAACGAACGGAAAGCATTGATGATCGAGAAATCGGATGCATTTATTGCGATGCCCGGTGGTTATGGCACACTCGATGAAATTACAGAAGTGCTTTCGCTCAATCAACTTTCAATGATTGATAAGCCTTGTGCGTTATTTAACGTTTCAAATTTCTATGATAATTATATCAGGCATCTTGAGCATACCGTAGAACAAAAATTATTACGTCCTGAGCATCATCAGATGCTGCTTTATGATGACAATGAAAAACGACTTTTGGAAAAAATAAAAAATTATAAAACCATTGATATTGGTAAGTGGTATTAG
- the ettA gene encoding energy-dependent translational throttle protein EttA, whose amino-acid sequence MADDKKIIFSMVGVSKIFPPHKQVLKDIYLSFYYGAKIGIIGLNGSGKSTLLKIIAGIEQSYQGKVVFSPGYSVGYLEQDPKLDETKTVKEIVQEGVQEVVDLLKEYEEINLKFAEPMSDDEMNKLIERQGALTELLDHHNAWELDTKLERALDALRCPDGEALIKNLSGGELRRVALCRLLLKEPDILLLDEPTNHLDAESVEWLELHLKQYKGTVIAVTHDRYFLDNVAGWILELDRGEGIPWQGNYSSWLDQKTKRLAQEEKFESKRRKTLERELEWVRMSPSARHAKGKARLNAYEKMLNEDVKQKEERLEIFIPNGPRLGNVVVEAKDVSKSFSEKLLFENLSFALPPAGIVGIIGPNGAGKTTLFRMVIGSEKADKGEFKTGETVKIGYVDQSHAAIDPEKTVYQVISGDSEIITVGGRSMNARAYVARFNFSGADQEKKCGVLSGGERNRLHLALTLKEEANVLLLDEPTNDIDVNTLRALEEGLEDFAGCAVIISHDRWFLDRVATHILAFEGDSQVYFFEGSYSEYEENKKKRLGDTGPKRIRYKKLKAD is encoded by the coding sequence ATGGCTGACGATAAAAAAATAATATTTTCAATGGTAGGCGTAAGTAAGATATTTCCGCCACACAAGCAGGTTTTAAAAGATATTTATCTTTCGTTTTATTATGGAGCTAAAATAGGAATCATTGGTTTGAATGGTTCCGGAAAATCAACATTACTCAAGATTATTGCTGGAATTGAACAATCGTACCAGGGTAAAGTTGTTTTCTCACCGGGCTATTCTGTAGGATATCTTGAACAAGACCCGAAGCTTGATGAAACAAAAACAGTGAAAGAAATTGTCCAGGAAGGTGTTCAGGAAGTTGTTGATCTGCTTAAAGAGTACGAAGAAATTAATTTAAAGTTTGCCGAACCTATGAGTGATGATGAGATGAATAAGCTCATCGAACGTCAGGGTGCGCTTACTGAATTGCTCGATCATCATAATGCATGGGAACTTGATACTAAGCTTGAAAGAGCGCTCGATGCATTGCGTTGTCCTGATGGTGAGGCTTTGATAAAAAATTTATCGGGAGGTGAATTAAGACGCGTAGCTTTGTGCCGACTGTTGCTTAAAGAACCCGATATTCTTTTGCTTGATGAGCCTACCAACCACCTCGATGCCGAATCGGTTGAATGGCTTGAGTTGCATTTGAAACAATACAAAGGAACTGTTATTGCTGTAACACACGATCGTTATTTCCTTGATAACGTTGCAGGCTGGATACTCGAACTCGACCGTGGCGAAGGCATTCCATGGCAGGGAAATTATTCTTCATGGCTCGACCAGAAAACAAAACGATTAGCTCAGGAAGAAAAATTTGAAAGCAAACGCAGGAAAACATTGGAACGGGAATTAGAATGGGTGCGTATGTCGCCATCAGCACGTCATGCTAAGGGAAAAGCAAGGTTGAATGCATATGAAAAAATGTTGAATGAAGATGTAAAACAAAAAGAAGAACGACTTGAAATATTTATTCCTAATGGTCCACGCTTAGGTAATGTGGTTGTTGAAGCTAAAGATGTTTCGAAATCATTTAGCGAGAAATTATTATTTGAGAATTTAAGTTTTGCATTACCTCCTGCCGGAATTGTTGGTATCATTGGCCCTAACGGTGCCGGTAAAACCACATTGTTCAGGATGGTCATCGGTTCTGAAAAAGCTGATAAAGGAGAATTTAAAACTGGAGAAACTGTAAAAATAGGTTATGTTGACCAGTCGCATGCAGCCATCGATCCTGAAAAGACCGTGTACCAGGTGATTTCAGGCGACAGTGAAATCATCACTGTTGGCGGGCGTTCTATGAATGCACGTGCGTATGTGGCACGTTTTAATTTCAGTGGTGCCGACCAGGAAAAGAAATGCGGTGTGCTTTCGGGCGGCGAACGGAATCGTCTGCACCTTGCATTAACATTGAAAGAAGAAGCAAACGTATTATTGCTCGACGAACCTACTAACGATATTGATGTTAACACACTTCGTGCTTTGGAAGAAGGTCTTGAAGACTTTGCCGGATGTGCCGTGATCATCTCTCACGACCGCTGGTTCCTTGATAGAGTGGCAACTCACATCCTCGCATTTGAAGGCGATTCGCAGGTTTACTTCTTCGAAGGTTCCTACTCGGAATATGAAGAAAATAAAAAGAAACGATTAGGCGATACAGGTCCAAAACGTATTCGTTATAAAAAATTGAAAGCGGATTAA
- a CDS encoding RNA-binding protein gives MNIFISNLSFRVSDEDLLSLFGEYGAVKSAKVITDKFSGRSRGFGFVEIEDNEIAKKAIEELDGVEYDGRVIKVSEAKPRTENRDGKRRGGFNDRGDRGDRNDRNNNRVSYRN, from the coding sequence ATGAACATTTTTATTTCAAATTTGAGCTTCAGAGTAAGCGATGAAGATTTATTATCGTTATTTGGAGAGTATGGTGCTGTAAAATCAGCAAAAGTTATTACCGATAAATTTTCGGGCAGATCAAGAGGTTTTGGTTTTGTTGAAATTGAAGATAACGAAATTGCTAAAAAAGCTATTGAAGAACTTGACGGAGTTGAATACGACGGCAGAGTTATTAAAGTTTCAGAAGCAAAACCTAGAACTGAAAACCGCGATGGAAAAAGAAGAGGTGGTTTTAACGATAGAGGCGACAGAGGTGACAGAAACGATAGAAACAACAATAGAGTTAGTTATAGGAATTAA
- a CDS encoding GxxExxY protein, with protein MNENELSNKIIGLAIEVHNALGPGLLESAYKECLYYKIKKSEIYVEKEKPIPLIFEEVKLDCGYRIDLVIENKLVIEIKSVEALHDIHLAQTLTYLKLGNYKLGLLINFNVVKLKEGIKRVINGSL; from the coding sequence ATGAATGAAAATGAGTTATCAAATAAAATAATCGGGTTAGCTATAGAGGTACATAATGCATTAGGGCCAGGATTACTTGAAAGTGCTTACAAAGAATGCCTTTATTATAAAATAAAAAAATCAGAAATTTATGTCGAGAAAGAAAAACCTATTCCTTTGATATTCGAAGAAGTAAAATTAGATTGTGGATATAGAATTGATTTAGTAATAGAAAATAAACTTGTAATTGAAATTAAAAGTGTAGAAGCATTGCATGATATTCACCTTGCTCAAACTCTTACGTATTTAAAACTTGGGAATTATAAATTAGGATTATTAATAAACTTTAATGTCGTGAAATTAAAAGAAGGTATAAAAAGAGTAATAAATGGCTCATTATAA